A single Pochonia chlamydosporia 170 chromosome Unknown PCv3seq00011, whole genome shotgun sequence DNA region contains:
- a CDS encoding asparaginyl-tRNA synthetase (similar to Aspergillus terreus NIH2624 XP_001215933.1), producing the protein MATIYIDEDIGKDEPTQQGTESSPFKTLQFAYLQHPTQAQYLTRKSASADDEAAKEWKPAAKSAMKKVVNYFEQQKKKAAREQELAIHRKKEEEERNKVLEEAKKIVLEEDPSLPKPVTIKLDDAGDHIKLRKTDDAESKGTRVRVLGRVHRERKQKDVLFVTLRDGYGYMQVVISGKLAKTYEALTLTRETSMEIFGEMREVPAGARAPLNRELHADFYKIPKHWRAAGGEDAITNRVQASAEHATLLDLRHLTLRGETASSVLLVRDALEYAFNQAYHEARIRKVSPPALVQTQVEGGSTLFKFDYYGADAFLTQSSQLYLETCLPSMGSVYCIEKSFRAEKSLTRRHLSEFTHIEAELDFIDFDDLLSHLEFLICRVLELVLADPMIAGYIKTLNPEFKIPERPFMRMKYSDAIQWLIDHEIPNEEGNPHNFGDDIAEAAERRMTDIINRPIFLTHFPAHIKAFYMKRDPEDNRVTESVDCLMPGVGEIVGGSMRIDDYDELLAACKREGLDPEPYYWYLDQRKYGSSPHGGYGIGLERLLAWLCKQHTVRDCCLYPRYMGRCKP; encoded by the exons atggcaacCATTTACATTGATGAAGACATTGGCAAGGACGAGCCCACTCAGCAAGGCACTGAGTCGTCTCCCTTCAAGACGCTGCAATTCGCCTATCTCCAACACCCCACTCAAGCACAATACCTGACACGAAAATCCGCAAGCGCAGACGAtgaggctgccaaagaaTGGAAACCCGCCGCCAAGTCCGCCATGAAGAAGGTCGTCAACTATTTTGAacaacaaaagaagaaggctgcccGCGAGCAGGAACTCGCCATCCACcgcaagaaggaggaagaggagcgcAACAAAGTtctggaggaagccaagaagattgTTCTCGAGGAGGATCCCAGCCTTCCCAAACCTGTCACAATTAAGCTCGACGACGCTGGCGATCACATCAAGCTGCGCAAGACTGACGATGCCGAGAGCAAAGGAACTCGTGTGAGAGTCCTCGGCCGAGTTCATCGCgagagaaaacaaaaggatGTCCTCTTTGTCACTCTGCGTGACGGTTACGGCTATATGCAAGTGGTTATCTCTGgcaagttggccaagacCTACGAGGCTCTCACTCTGACCCGTGAGACCTCCATGGAAATCTTTGGTGAGATGCGCGAGGTGCCTGCTGGTGCACGCGCTCCTCTCAACCGAGAGCTGCATGCCGACTTCTACAAGATCCCCAAGCACTGGAGAGCTGCTGGTGGAGAGgatgccatcaccaacagagTCCAAGCTTCTGCGGAGCATGCCACCTTGCTGGATCTCCGCCACCTTACCCTTCGTGGTGAGACCGCATCATCGGTCCTCCTCGTTCGCGATGCTCTCGAGTATGCTTTCAACCAGGCATACCACGAAGCCAGAATCCGCAAAGTTAGTCCCCCGGCGCTTGTGCAAACTCAGGTCGAAGGTGGCTCTACTCTGTTCAAATTCGACTACTATGGAGCCGACGCTTTCCTCACCCAGTCTTCTCAGCTTTATCTGGAGACCTGTCTGCCGTCCATGGGCAGCGTCTACTGTATCGAGAAGTCTTTCCGAGCTGAAAAGTCTCTGACTCGACGACACTTGTCTGAATTCACTCACATTGAGGCCGAGctcgacttcatcgactttgatgacCTCTTGTCCCACCTTGAGTTTCTTATCTGCCGCGTCTTGGAACTTGTGCTCGCCGATCCCATGATTGCTGGATACATCAAGACGCTCAACCCTGAGTTCAAGATCCCCGAGCGACCCTTCATGCGCATGAAGTACTCTGATGCCATTCAATGGCTCATTGATCATGAAATCCCCAACGAAGAAGGCAACCCCCACAACTTTGGCGACGACATTGCTGAAGCCGCTGAGCGAAGAATGACCGACATCATCAACCGGCCGATTTTCCTAACGCACTTCCCTGCCCATATCAAGGCCTTCTACATGAAGCGGGATCCAGAGGATAACAGAGTCACTGAAAGCGTTGACTGTCTCATGCCGGGTGTCGGTGAGATTGTTGGAGGCTCTATGAGAATAGACGACTATGACGAGTTGCTTGCGGCCTGCAAGCGTGAGGGTCTGGATCCGGAGCCATACTACTGGTACCTTGACCAGCGCAA GTATGGAAGCTCTCCTCATGGTGGTTATGGAATTGGTCTCGAGCGTCTGCTCGCCTGGCTGTGCAAGCAGCACACGGTCAGAGACTGCTGCTTGTATCCTCGTTACATGGGTCGCTGCAAGCCCTAA